One segment of Engraulis encrasicolus isolate BLACKSEA-1 chromosome 7, IST_EnEncr_1.0, whole genome shotgun sequence DNA contains the following:
- the lrfn4a gene encoding leucine-rich repeat and fibronectin type-III domain-containing protein 4 produces the protein MVRSPPLRLRPDGTCRHSRTTTPVGVHPQCRREKPGHTTYGPTFSSSASRHPNPQEKNSRHITNSPSFSAQPRQQPKPHPSGPRFRRLSLASAVLWVAVLVCGVLPGWPGGPSLVGVSAGETWGMVSICPFHCVCRNLSESLSTLCVNKGLLFVPPDIDRRTVELRLADNFIVEVGGSDFANMTGLVDLTLSRNTIHALRPFAFADLESLRSLHLDANRIVVVGGQDLSGLLNLQHLFINNNQLTDVAADAFDDFLPSLDVLDLSYNNLRRVPWEAIQSMASLTSLNLDHNLIDQIAEGSFGELYKLARLDMTSNRLQTLPPDPLFSRSQLGAVNPTPYYPVISLSFGGNPLHCNCELLWLRRLVRGDDMETCATPPHLAGRYFWSIPEEEFVCEQPLITRSTGRLWVLEGQPATLRCRAIGDPEPLVHWVSPDSRIVANSSRVRSYYNGTLEVLVTRARDDGAYTCIAINAAGEATAAVELKIVPIPHRGNGTVSAVDARYPTDPSSSDISTAERGGGGGGGAGGVREGIGTGVVHNVTVDDKDLGVTGDVDKDRSDTESPVSGGNRARGGAGGGSGGGKERLVGVLGVTSNSAQVRWAMGRSAAPYLVWMYQIQYNSTADDALVYRILPPNSQSFVLKNLVPGADYSLCVLAVFDDGVSTSLATTKVVGCTAFSTKEDFPECRSLQAHFLGGTLTVLVGGVIVVTLLVFTVAMMVRHRVCGDCRDERIHGGCGAAGGFLSGKGGVDVFAQTNGSGGPAVMMVALPNGRLAAAAQSSKAPPLPSKSKGKQQHRTQSRGKRGGEEKGGERESGGGGGGGGGTGDKKEKRRPPYTPENERVPLYYSPARHAHAPQNTAVKRPGKLKLQGASSQAAERASRSGWDSESDREGDRDLDPGRDRLFSSRQALVCSTPGPRDGVSDWCSSAASDATAQLAMAARAKRSCSFDVGEITATTTTCYGYAKRLSVIWTRRSQSLHGMLVHCASSASTTSSTVSDHYGRALTHGFLRAYGSNNSNSSNSNSSMAAAVGDLEESRL, from the exons ATGGTGAGGTCCCCACCTCTGCGGCTGCGCCCTGACGGAACATGCCGGCATTCCAGAACCACGACCCCGGTGGGGGTGCACCCACAATGCCGCAGGGAAAAGCCCGGGCACACAACATACGGCCCCACGTTTTCCTCTTCGGCGTCTCGGCACCCCAATCCACAGGAAAAAAACTCCAGGCACATAACCAATAGCCCCAGTTTCTCCGCACAGCCCCGCCAACAGCCCAAACCCCATCCTTCTGGACCCCGGTTCCGTAGGCTCTCCCTGGCATCAGCTGTTTTGTGGGTGGCGGTTCTGGTGTGCGGGGTTCTGCCCGGCTGGCCCGGCGGGCCCTCCTTGGTGGGGGTGTCGGCGGGCGAGACCTGGGGCATGGTGTCCATCTGCCCGTTCCACTGCGTGTGCCGCAACCTCTCCGAATCCCTCTCCACGCTCTGCGTCAACAAGGGCCTCCTGTTCGTGCCGCCGGACATCGACCGGCGCACCGTGGAGCTCCGGCTGGCCGACAACTTCATCGTAGAG GTGGGTGGCTCGGACTTTGCCAACATGACGGGCCTGGTGGACCTGACGCTGTCGCGCAACACCATCCATGCACTGCGGCCCTTCGCCTTCGCCGACCTGGAGAGCCTGCGCTCCTTACACCTGGATGCCAACCGCATCGTGGTGGTGGGAGGACAGGACCTGAGTGGCCTGCTCAACTTACAGCACCTCTTCATCAACAACAACCAG CTGACGGACGTGGCAGCGGACGCGTTTGACGACTTCCTCCCCTCGCTGGATGTCCTGGACCTGTCCTACAACAACCTGCGCCGCGTCCCCTGGGAGGCCATCCAGAGCATGGCCAGCCTCACCTCCCTCAACCTCGACCACAACCTCATCGACCAGATCGCCGAGGGCTCCTTCGGGGAGCTGTACAAGCTGGCACGCCTCGACATGACGTCCAACCGCTTGCAGACGCTGCCGCCCGACCCGCTGTTCTCGCGCTCGCAGCTGGGCGCGGTGAACCCCACGCCGTACTACCCGGTCATCAGCCTGAGCTTCGGGGGCAACCCGCTGCACTGTAACTGCGAGCTGCTGTGGCTCAGGAGGCTGGTGAGGGGGGACGACATGGAGACCTGCGCCACGCCTCCACACCTGGCCGGCCG GTACTTCTGGTCCATCCCCGAGGAGGAGTTTGTGTGCGAGCAGCCGCTGATCACGCGCAGCACGGGCCGCCTCTGGGTCCTGGAGGGCCAGCCGGCCACGCTGCGCTGCCGGGCCATCGGCGACCCGGAGCCGCTGGTGCACTGGGTGTCGCCGGACAGCCGCATCGTGGCCAACAGCAGCCGGGTGCGCTCGTACTACAACGGGACGCTGGAGGTGCTGGTGACGCGTGCCAGGGACGACGGCGCGTACACCTGTATAGCCATCAACGCCGCCGGGGAGGCCACGGCGGCCGTGGAACTCAAGATTGTGCCGATACCGCACCGGGGGAACGGCACGGTGTCCGCAGTGGACGCCCGATACCCCACAGACCCCTCCTCCTCGGATATCAGCACcgctgaaagaggaggagggggaggaggaggagcgggaggggTAAGAGAAGGAATAGGAACAGGGGTGGTGCACAATGTCACTGTGGATGATAAGGACTTGGGGGTGACTGGGGATGTGGACAAGGATCGGTCGGATACGGAATCTCCGGTTTCCGGTGGCAACAGGGCCCGGGGAGGAGCCGGAGGTGGTAGCGGTGGGGGCAAGGAGCGATTGGTTGGGGTGCTGGGCGTGACGTCCAACTCGGCTCAGGTGCGCTGGGCCATGGGACGCTCGGCGGCGCCTTACCTGGTGTGGATGTACCAGATCCAGTACAACAGCACAGCGGACGACGCCCTGGTCTACAG gatcCTGCCGCCCAACAGCCAGAGCTTCGTGCTGAAGAACCTGGTCCCCGGTGCCGACTACAGCCTGTGCGTGCTGGCCGTGTTCGACGACGGGGTCTCCACCTCGCTGGCCACCACCAAAGTGGTGGGCTGCACCGCCTTCAGCACCAAGGAGGACTTCCCAGAGTGCCGCTCGCTGCAGGCCCACTTCCTGGGCGGCACGCTGACCGTGCTAGTGGGCGGGGTGATCGTGGTGACACTGCTGGTGTTCACGGTGGCCATGATGGTGCGGCACCGCGTCTGCGGGGACTGCCGCGACGAGCGCATCCATGGCGGATGTGGCGCCGCCGGCGGCTTCCTGTCGGGGAAAGGGGGCGTGGACGTGTTCGCGCAGACCAACGGGAGCGGAGGGCCGGCGGTGATGATGGTGGCGCTGCCCAACGGCAGGCTGGCGGCGGCCGCACAGTCCTCCAAAGCCCCGCCCCTGCCGTCCAAATCGAAGGGCAAGCAACAACACAGGACGCAATCGCGAGGCAAGCGTGGAggtgaggagaaaggaggagaaagagaaagtggtggtggtggaggaggaggaggagggactggGGACAAGAAGGAGAAACGCAGGCCGCCCTACACCCCAGAGAACGAGCGGGTGCCCCTCTACTACTCCCCAgccagacatgcacatgcaccccAAAACACGGCGGTCAAGCGGCCTGGAAAACTCAAGCTACAGGGCGCCAGCAGCCAGGCCGCTGAGAGAGCCAGCAGGAGTGGCTGGGACTCCGAGTCGGACCGGGAAGGGGACCGAGACCTCGACCCGGGCCGCGACCGTCTCTTCAGCTCCCGGCAGGCGCTGGTGTGCAGCACGCCGGGTCCGAGGGACGGCGTGTCGGACTGGTGCTCGTCGGCGGCCTCGGACGCCACGGCGCAGCTAGCCATGGCGGCGCGTGCCAAGCGCAGCTGCTCGTTCGACGTGGGCGAGATCACCGCCACGACGACCACATGCTACGGCTACGCCAAGCGGCTGAGCGTGATCTGGACGCGGCGCTCGCAGTCGCTGCACGGCATGCTGGTCCACTGTGCCTCCTCGGCCAGCACGACATCTAGCACGGTGAGCGACCACTACGGCCGAGCGCTGACGCACGGCTTCCTGCGCGCCTACGGCTCCAACAACTCCAACTCCTCCAACTCCAACAGCAGCATGGCAGCTGCTGTCGGAGACCTGGAGGAGAGCAGACTGTAG